A single Anaeromyxobacter diazotrophicus DNA region contains:
- a CDS encoding branched-chain amino acid ABC transporter substrate-binding protein — MNRAMGLALALGLLASGSAGAADTIKIGLMAPMTGSWASEGQEMKRNIDLLAEQANAKGGLDGKKIEVIIEDDGGDPRTASLAAQRLTTKGVVAVIGTYGSAVTEATQNIYDEAGITQVANGSTAVRLTEKGLKHFFRTCPRDDEQGKVGAAAIQKMGAKRIALLHDSSAYAKGLADEINAILKANKQNVVFFDALTPKEQDYSAILTKLKAATPDVVFFTGYYPEAGLLLKQKKQMGWNVPFMGGDAINNPDLVKIAGKDAAAGFQFLSPPVPKDLDTPEAKAYLASYKKKYGEEPGSIYGVLAGDGFTAVTKAIAATKSTDADKIRDYLVNKLKDFPGLTGKLAFNAKGDRVGELYRVYKVDKNGEFVLQPK; from the coding sequence ATGAACAGAGCGATGGGTCTCGCGCTGGCGCTGGGTCTCTTGGCTTCGGGCTCCGCTGGTGCGGCTGACACGATCAAGATCGGCCTCATGGCCCCGATGACCGGCTCCTGGGCCAGCGAGGGCCAGGAGATGAAGCGCAACATCGACCTGCTCGCGGAGCAGGCGAACGCCAAGGGCGGCCTCGACGGCAAGAAGATCGAGGTGATCATCGAGGACGACGGCGGCGATCCCCGCACCGCCTCGCTCGCCGCACAGCGCCTCACCACCAAGGGCGTGGTCGCCGTCATCGGCACCTACGGCTCGGCCGTCACCGAGGCCACCCAGAACATCTACGACGAGGCCGGCATCACCCAGGTCGCGAACGGCTCCACCGCCGTCCGCCTGACCGAGAAGGGCCTCAAGCACTTCTTCCGCACCTGCCCGCGCGACGACGAGCAGGGCAAGGTGGGCGCGGCCGCCATCCAGAAGATGGGCGCCAAGCGCATCGCGCTCCTCCACGACAGCTCCGCCTACGCCAAGGGCCTGGCCGACGAGATCAACGCCATCCTCAAGGCGAACAAGCAGAACGTCGTCTTCTTCGACGCCCTCACGCCGAAGGAGCAGGACTACTCGGCCATCCTCACCAAGCTCAAGGCCGCCACCCCCGACGTCGTCTTCTTCACCGGCTACTACCCCGAGGCCGGCCTGCTCCTGAAGCAGAAGAAGCAGATGGGCTGGAACGTGCCGTTCATGGGCGGCGACGCCATCAACAACCCCGACCTGGTCAAGATCGCCGGCAAGGACGCCGCGGCCGGCTTCCAGTTCCTCTCGCCGCCGGTGCCGAAGGACCTCGACACCCCCGAGGCCAAGGCCTACCTCGCCTCCTACAAGAAGAAGTACGGCGAGGAGCCGGGCTCGATCTACGGCGTGCTCGCCGGCGACGGCTTCACCGCGGTGACGAAGGCGATCGCCGCGACCAAGTCCACCGACGCCGACAAGATCCGCGACTACCTCGTGAACAAGCTGAAGGACTTCCCAGGCCTGACCGGGAAGCTCGCCTTCAACGCCAAGGGCGACCGCGTCGGCGAGCTGTACCGCGTCTACAAGGTCGACAAGAACGGCGAGTTCGTCCTGCAGCCCAAGTAG
- a CDS encoding ABC transporter ATP-binding protein, with protein MSLLEIRDITKSFGGLTAVNDVSFDVAEGSIVGLIGPNGAGKTTTFNLITGNYRADRGSVTFAGRSLVGMKTHRIVKLGVARTFQNIRLFQQLSALENVLAGRHCRTGAGLLGAMLRLPGQVKEERAAIARALEELHFVGLQERSLELAKNLAYGDQRRLEIARALASDPKLVILDEPAGGMNEQETDQLVELIARIKARGITILLIEHDMSLVMRACEHIVVLEYGEKIAEGSPKAIQANPRVIEAYLGTEEV; from the coding sequence ATGAGCCTGCTCGAGATCCGCGACATCACCAAGAGCTTCGGCGGGCTCACCGCCGTGAACGACGTCTCGTTCGACGTGGCGGAGGGGTCCATCGTCGGCCTCATCGGGCCGAACGGCGCGGGCAAGACCACCACCTTCAACCTCATCACCGGCAACTACCGGGCCGATCGCGGCTCGGTCACCTTCGCCGGCCGGTCACTGGTGGGCATGAAGACCCACCGCATCGTGAAGCTGGGGGTCGCGCGCACCTTCCAGAACATCCGCCTCTTCCAGCAGCTCTCGGCGCTCGAGAACGTGCTGGCCGGGCGGCACTGCCGGACCGGCGCGGGGCTCCTCGGCGCCATGCTGCGCCTGCCCGGCCAGGTGAAGGAGGAGCGGGCGGCCATCGCGCGCGCGCTGGAGGAGCTCCACTTCGTCGGCCTGCAGGAGCGGTCGCTGGAGCTCGCGAAGAACCTCGCCTACGGCGACCAGCGGCGGCTCGAGATCGCCCGGGCGCTCGCCAGCGACCCCAAGCTCGTCATCCTGGACGAGCCCGCGGGCGGCATGAACGAGCAGGAGACGGACCAGCTCGTCGAGCTCATCGCCCGGATCAAGGCGCGCGGCATCACCATCCTCCTCATCGAGCACGACATGAGCCTCGTCATGCGCGCCTGCGAGCACATCGTGGTGCTCGAGTACGGCGAGAAGATCGCGGAGGGGTCGCCCAAGGCCATCCAGGCCAACCCGCGCGTCATCGAGGCCTACCTCGGCACGGAGGAGGTCTGA
- a CDS encoding TraR/DksA family transcriptional regulator, with amino-acid sequence MTSKERARHEKALRQLRQQLVQIGPARIEPNRTDPSSSGVADEDAQALSEMLQVLASQRNKGQADLLARIDRALRKLATEPEDFGLCERCEEEIAPRRLALMPYAALCTACQAAAEPRRAQTRRRLTDQE; translated from the coding sequence ATGACCTCGAAGGAGCGCGCCCGGCACGAGAAGGCGCTCAGGCAGCTGCGGCAGCAGCTCGTGCAGATCGGCCCGGCTCGCATCGAGCCGAACCGCACCGACCCGAGCAGCAGCGGCGTCGCGGACGAGGACGCGCAGGCGCTGTCCGAGATGCTGCAGGTGCTCGCCTCGCAGCGGAACAAGGGCCAGGCCGACCTGCTCGCCCGCATCGACCGCGCGCTCCGCAAGCTGGCGACGGAGCCCGAGGACTTCGGGCTCTGCGAGCGGTGCGAGGAGGAGATCGCGCCGCGGCGGCTCGCGCTCATGCCCTACGCGGCGCTCTGCACCGCCTGCCAGGCCGCCGCCGAGCCCCGCCGGGCGCAGACGCGGCGCCGCCTCA
- a CDS encoding branched-chain amino acid ABC transporter permease: MEQFLQQLINGLAVGGIYALIALGYTMVYGVLKLINFAHGDLFTYGGYLGLTLLTSLALQGRVGTAAAVALLVLMVMGLVGVMGVVLERAAYRPLRESPRLSAVVSALGASIFLQNALMLLYGARVQVYPEGLLPQVAVSLFGLQVPLLRILVVLASVVMMAALYLFVQKTKIGTAVRAAAIDQGAARLMGIDVNKVVSLVFLIGPALGGVAGLLVGLYYGQVNFTMGWIYGMKAFTAAILGGIGNIPGAMVGGLLLGVIEALGAAYLSIAWKDAIAFCVLILILIVRPTGLLGERVAEKV; encoded by the coding sequence ATGGAGCAATTCCTCCAGCAGCTCATCAACGGCCTGGCGGTGGGGGGCATCTACGCCCTCATCGCGCTCGGCTACACGATGGTCTACGGGGTGCTGAAGCTCATCAACTTCGCCCACGGCGACCTGTTCACCTACGGCGGCTACCTCGGCCTCACCCTGCTCACCTCGCTGGCGCTGCAGGGCCGGGTCGGCACGGCGGCCGCCGTCGCGCTGCTCGTGCTCATGGTGATGGGGCTCGTGGGCGTGATGGGCGTCGTCCTCGAGCGCGCCGCCTACCGGCCGCTGCGCGAGTCGCCGCGCCTGTCGGCGGTGGTGTCCGCGCTGGGCGCCTCGATCTTCCTGCAGAACGCGCTCATGCTCCTCTACGGCGCGCGCGTCCAGGTCTACCCCGAGGGGCTCCTCCCGCAGGTGGCGGTGAGCCTGTTCGGCCTCCAGGTGCCGCTCCTGCGGATCCTGGTGGTGCTGGCCTCGGTGGTGATGATGGCCGCCCTCTACCTCTTCGTGCAGAAGACCAAGATCGGCACCGCCGTCCGCGCCGCCGCCATCGACCAGGGCGCCGCTCGCCTCATGGGCATCGACGTGAACAAGGTGGTGAGCCTGGTCTTCCTCATCGGCCCGGCGCTGGGCGGGGTGGCCGGCCTGCTCGTCGGCCTCTACTACGGCCAGGTCAACTTCACGATGGGCTGGATCTACGGGATGAAGGCCTTCACGGCCGCCATCCTGGGCGGCATCGGCAACATCCCCGGCGCGATGGTGGGCGGGCTCCTGCTCGGCGTCATCGAGGCGCTCGGCGCCGCCTACCTCTCCATCGCCTGGAAGGACGCCATCGCCTTCTGCGTGCTCATCCTCATCCTCATCGTGCGGCCGACCGGGCTGCTCGGCGAGCGGGTCGCGGAGAAGGTATGA
- a CDS encoding FAD-dependent oxidoreductase gives MARSFICRCEDATVDDVRRAFEKGYRDLESVKRYTGLGTGPCQGKTCLAVAARELLRLGATPAEVLPFTVRPPLEPTSFAALAALDPAGLSLEAGVPVPVPPPAAPRPSAALPARAQVVIVGGGIMGLGLAYNLCRRGMKDVVLIEKGYLTAGASGRNGGGVRAQWTTPTMIRLARRSLEIGERFASEMGINVWFRRGGYLFLAPSRAQAARIEKNAEIHARNGLRTRVLTPAEAKEVVPELDERTFLAASWNPDDAVVFPWPYVWGYAARAEALGAKVLTFTRVTGFERDGKRLTAVETDHGRIACEVVVNAAGAWSPEIAALAGVKLPNEPERHEICVTEPLKPWLGPMVSNLGSGLYFSQSLRGEIVGGMGDPAEPRGIDTRSTLRFLARYARAITECIPKTAGLKVMRQWAGCYDVTPDNNPILGAAGYENFLQLNGFVGHGFMMAPAVTELMANWMAGDPPDEIFERFTLDRFEKGEVGGEDFIIG, from the coding sequence ATGGCTAGGAGCTTCATCTGCCGCTGCGAGGACGCCACCGTCGACGACGTCCGCCGCGCCTTCGAGAAGGGCTACCGCGACCTCGAGTCCGTGAAGCGGTACACCGGCCTCGGCACCGGGCCCTGCCAGGGCAAGACCTGCCTCGCCGTCGCCGCGCGCGAGCTGCTCCGGCTGGGCGCCACGCCGGCCGAGGTGCTGCCGTTCACCGTCCGCCCCCCGCTGGAGCCCACCTCGTTCGCGGCGCTGGCGGCACTCGACCCGGCCGGCCTGTCGCTCGAGGCGGGCGTGCCGGTGCCCGTCCCGCCCCCCGCCGCGCCGCGGCCGTCGGCGGCGCTGCCGGCGCGGGCGCAGGTGGTCATCGTCGGCGGCGGCATCATGGGCCTCGGCCTCGCCTACAACCTGTGCCGGCGCGGGATGAAGGACGTCGTCCTCATCGAGAAGGGCTACCTCACCGCCGGCGCCTCCGGGCGCAACGGCGGCGGCGTCCGGGCGCAGTGGACCACCCCCACCATGATCCGCCTCGCGCGCCGCTCGCTCGAGATCGGCGAGCGCTTCGCGTCCGAGATGGGCATCAACGTCTGGTTCCGGCGCGGCGGCTACCTGTTCCTCGCGCCCAGCCGCGCGCAGGCGGCGCGCATCGAGAAGAACGCCGAGATCCACGCCCGGAACGGGCTCCGCACCCGCGTCCTCACCCCGGCCGAGGCGAAGGAGGTGGTGCCGGAGCTCGACGAGCGCACCTTCCTCGCCGCCTCGTGGAACCCGGACGACGCCGTCGTCTTCCCCTGGCCCTACGTGTGGGGCTACGCGGCGCGCGCCGAGGCGCTCGGGGCGAAGGTGCTCACCTTCACCCGGGTCACCGGGTTCGAGCGGGACGGGAAGCGCCTCACTGCGGTCGAGACCGACCACGGGCGCATCGCCTGCGAGGTGGTGGTGAACGCCGCCGGCGCCTGGAGCCCCGAGATCGCCGCGCTGGCCGGGGTGAAGCTCCCCAACGAGCCGGAGCGCCACGAGATCTGCGTCACCGAGCCGCTCAAGCCCTGGCTCGGCCCCATGGTGTCGAACCTCGGCAGCGGGCTCTACTTCTCCCAGAGCCTGCGCGGCGAGATCGTGGGCGGCATGGGCGACCCGGCCGAGCCGCGCGGGATCGACACCCGCTCGACCCTGCGCTTCCTCGCCCGCTACGCGCGCGCCATCACCGAGTGCATCCCGAAGACGGCGGGCCTGAAGGTCATGCGGCAGTGGGCCGGCTGCTACGACGTGACGCCCGACAACAACCCCATCCTCGGCGCCGCCGGTTATGAGAACTTCCTGCAGCTGAACGGCTTCGTCGGCCACGGCTTCATGATGGCGCCGGCGGTCACGGAGCTCATGGCCAACTGGATGGCCGGCGACCCGCCGGACGAGATCTTCGAGCGCTTCACCCTCGACCGCTTCGAGAAGGGCGAGGTCGGCGGCGAGGACTTCATCATCGGGTAG
- a CDS encoding branched-chain amino acid ABC transporter permease: MNVRLALALLAGVALLAVAPLALDAYWLDVLNSVGLYALLALSLNVILGDAGLFNMGHAAFYAVGAYTTAILSTQLHLPVLWTLPLAGLAAALFAAVVARPVIHLRGDYLLIVTIGMGEIVRIALVNDVFGLTGGANGLFGIPRPIVFGYKIRKPAEFFYLIWAFVLLTVFLFDRLEQSRFGRALTYLREDPVAAEGSGINTTRYKLAAFVLGAAWAGMAGTLYAAKMTIISPESFNFWESVQLFLIVILGGAGSIPGVILGAVLVIVLPEAFRGFATARLLVFGLVMMVMMVFRTQGLLPLKRPRFREKDLARAEAAR; encoded by the coding sequence ATGAACGTGCGCCTCGCGCTGGCCCTCCTGGCCGGGGTGGCGCTGCTGGCGGTGGCGCCGCTCGCGCTCGACGCCTACTGGCTCGACGTGCTGAACAGCGTCGGGCTCTACGCGCTCCTCGCCCTCTCGCTCAACGTCATCCTCGGCGACGCCGGCCTCTTCAACATGGGCCACGCCGCCTTCTACGCCGTCGGCGCCTACACGACGGCCATCCTCTCGACCCAGCTCCACCTGCCGGTGCTCTGGACCCTGCCGCTGGCGGGGCTGGCGGCGGCGCTCTTCGCGGCGGTGGTGGCGCGGCCGGTCATCCACCTGCGCGGCGACTACCTGCTCATCGTCACCATCGGCATGGGCGAGATCGTCCGCATCGCGCTGGTGAACGACGTCTTCGGCCTTACCGGCGGCGCGAACGGCCTCTTCGGCATCCCCCGCCCGATCGTGTTCGGCTACAAGATCCGCAAGCCGGCCGAGTTCTTCTACCTCATCTGGGCGTTCGTCCTGCTGACGGTGTTCCTCTTCGACCGGCTCGAGCAGTCGCGCTTCGGCCGCGCGCTCACGTACCTGCGCGAGGATCCGGTGGCGGCCGAGGGCAGCGGCATCAACACGACGCGCTACAAGCTCGCGGCGTTCGTGCTGGGGGCGGCCTGGGCCGGCATGGCGGGCACGCTCTACGCCGCCAAGATGACCATCATCTCCCCGGAGTCGTTCAACTTCTGGGAGTCGGTGCAGCTCTTCCTCATCGTCATCCTGGGCGGCGCCGGCTCGATCCCGGGCGTCATCCTCGGGGCGGTGCTGGTGATCGTGCTTCCGGAGGCGTTCCGCGGCTTCGCGACCGCCCGCCTGCTCGTCTTCGGGCTCGTCATGATGGTGATGATGGTCTTCCGCACCCAGGGGCTCCTCCCGCTCAAGCGCCCGCGCTTCCGCGAGAAGGACCTCGCGCGGGCCGAGGCGGCGCGATGA
- a CDS encoding GNAT family N-acetyltransferase: MARTVVPWSALAELTQVAALLGREPGELRGALAALPPSIEGLALVEGERVRALGLFVRTDLARTGRCSLVWLSAPAPSAALELAAEAEVRAAREGARALVVGEKHVRGAGPLLLARGYAQVNAMLRLRRTRRRPVLPLPAGLAERSLDDVGLDAWVEVENAAFEDVAFAVRVTRADAERQRAAPAFDGGLLRFLVDAEGVAGMLRGVIAPDGTGEVESIGLAARARRRELGRWLLRRCEALLDQRSAREVVLRVAASNAPALALYRAEGYEELGRDVAWERALDRPG, from the coding sequence ATGGCGCGAACCGTCGTCCCCTGGAGCGCGCTCGCGGAGCTGACGCAGGTCGCGGCCCTGCTCGGGCGCGAGCCGGGCGAGCTGCGCGGCGCGCTGGCGGCGCTGCCCCCCAGCATCGAGGGGCTGGCGCTGGTCGAGGGGGAGCGCGTGCGCGCGCTCGGGCTCTTCGTCCGCACCGACCTCGCGCGGACGGGGCGGTGCTCGCTCGTGTGGCTCTCGGCCCCGGCGCCTTCGGCCGCGCTCGAGCTGGCGGCGGAGGCCGAGGTGCGCGCCGCGCGGGAGGGGGCGCGCGCGCTCGTGGTCGGCGAGAAGCACGTCCGCGGGGCCGGGCCGCTGCTCCTCGCGCGCGGCTACGCCCAGGTGAACGCCATGCTCCGCCTGCGGCGCACGCGCCGCCGGCCCGTCCTCCCCCTGCCCGCGGGCCTCGCGGAGCGGAGCCTGGACGACGTCGGGCTGGACGCCTGGGTCGAGGTGGAGAACGCGGCCTTCGAGGACGTCGCCTTCGCGGTGCGGGTGACGCGGGCCGACGCCGAGCGCCAGCGCGCCGCGCCGGCGTTCGACGGGGGGCTCCTGCGGTTCTTGGTCGACGCGGAGGGGGTGGCCGGGATGCTGCGCGGCGTGATCGCCCCGGACGGCACCGGCGAGGTGGAGTCGATCGGCCTCGCCGCCCGCGCGCGCCGCCGCGAGCTGGGGCGCTGGCTCCTGCGCCGGTGCGAGGCGCTGCTCGACCAGCGCTCGGCGCGCGAGGTGGTGCTGCGGGTCGCGGCCTCGAACGCGCCCGCCCTCGCGCTGTACCGCGCGGAGGGGTACGAGGAGCTCGGGCGCGACGTCGCCTGGGAGCGCGCGCTCGACCGGCCGGGCTAG
- a CDS encoding ABC transporter ATP-binding protein, with product MAAAPLLELDRLHVKYGNVEALHGISLTVNQGEIVTILGANGAGKSTTLRAVSGLLKPSGGEIRLDGRPAQGIPAHQRVRLGIAQAPEGRRIFGTLTVRENLGLGAFTRQDSAEIAETAAWIYGLFPVLEKRRDQLAGTLSGGEQQMLAIGRALMAKPRVLLLDEPSLGLAPLLVKAIFQTIREINQTTGVTVVLVEQNARAALKLAHRGYVMEVGRIVLEGPAQALMDDPKVQGAYLGKRAHP from the coding sequence ATGGCGGCCGCACCCCTGCTCGAGCTGGATCGGCTGCACGTCAAGTACGGGAACGTCGAGGCGCTGCACGGGATCTCGCTCACCGTGAATCAGGGCGAGATCGTCACCATCCTCGGCGCGAACGGCGCCGGGAAGTCGACCACCCTGCGCGCCGTGAGCGGCCTGCTCAAGCCGTCCGGCGGCGAGATCCGGCTCGACGGCCGCCCGGCCCAGGGCATCCCCGCCCACCAGCGGGTGCGGCTCGGCATCGCCCAGGCGCCCGAGGGCCGGCGCATCTTCGGCACGCTCACCGTGCGGGAGAACCTCGGCCTCGGCGCCTTCACCCGCCAGGACTCGGCGGAGATCGCCGAGACCGCGGCCTGGATCTACGGGCTCTTCCCGGTGCTGGAGAAGCGGCGCGACCAGCTCGCCGGCACGCTCTCCGGCGGCGAGCAGCAGATGCTCGCCATCGGCCGGGCGCTCATGGCGAAGCCGCGCGTGCTGCTCCTCGACGAGCCCTCGCTGGGCCTCGCGCCGCTGCTGGTGAAGGCCATCTTCCAGACCATCCGGGAGATCAACCAGACCACCGGCGTGACGGTGGTGCTGGTGGAGCAGAACGCCCGCGCCGCCCTGAAGCTCGCCCACCGCGGCTACGTGATGGAGGTCGGCCGGATCGTGCTGGAGGGGCCCGCCCAGGCGCTCATGGACGACCCCAAGGTGCAGGGCGCCTACCTGGGGAAGCGGGCGCACCCCTAG
- the pruA gene encoding L-glutamate gamma-semialdehyde dehydrogenase, with amino-acid sequence MSSHAQFRVPAPYNEPVLSYAPGNPERKALRARLAELSGEELEIPLVIGGQEVRTGKLADVRCPHRHAHRLARFHQAGPAEVQAAIAAARAARREWAALPFAARAAVFLKAADLLAGGWRPTLNGATMLNQSKTPYQAEIDSACEIIDFWRYNAAFAERIYDEQPVSSPGQWNRVEYRPLEGFVFAVTPFNFTSIAANLPTAPALMGNTVLWKPASSTAYSNWFILKLLEAAGLPPGVINFVPGSGRTVGDPVLASPEFAGIHFTGSTATFHGMWRTIAESLPRYKSYPRIVGETGGKDFIFAHPSAEVDALAAALCRGAFEAQGQKCSAASRAYVPESLWPRVKERLLALTASIQMGDPAEDFRVFMGAVIDRGAFDSIKAYLDFAKSSPEAKIHCGGKCDDSVGYFVEPTVVQVTNPHHKLMEEEIFGPVLTVFVYPDAKLDEAVALCDGTSPYALTGAVFAQDRLAVQGLERALADAAGNFYVNDKPTGAVVGQQPFGGARASGTNDKAGSMWNLIRWVSPRALKENFAPPRAIGYPHQASND; translated from the coding sequence ATGAGCAGCCACGCCCAGTTCCGCGTCCCCGCGCCCTACAACGAGCCCGTCCTCTCCTACGCGCCCGGCAACCCCGAGCGGAAGGCGCTGCGCGCCCGCCTCGCCGAGCTCTCCGGCGAGGAGCTCGAGATCCCGCTCGTCATCGGCGGCCAGGAGGTGCGCACCGGCAAGCTCGCCGACGTCCGCTGCCCGCACCGCCACGCGCACCGCCTGGCGCGCTTCCACCAGGCCGGGCCGGCCGAGGTGCAGGCCGCCATCGCGGCGGCGCGCGCGGCGCGGCGCGAGTGGGCCGCGCTCCCGTTCGCGGCGCGCGCGGCGGTCTTCCTCAAGGCGGCCGACCTGCTCGCCGGCGGCTGGCGGCCGACGCTCAACGGCGCCACGATGCTCAACCAGTCGAAGACGCCCTACCAGGCGGAGATCGACTCCGCCTGCGAGATCATCGACTTCTGGCGCTACAACGCCGCCTTCGCGGAGCGCATCTACGACGAGCAGCCGGTGAGCTCGCCGGGGCAGTGGAACCGGGTCGAGTACCGCCCGCTCGAGGGGTTCGTCTTCGCCGTCACCCCGTTCAACTTCACCTCCATCGCCGCGAACCTCCCCACCGCGCCGGCGCTCATGGGGAACACGGTGCTGTGGAAGCCGGCCTCCAGCACCGCTTACTCCAACTGGTTCATCCTGAAGCTGCTGGAGGCGGCGGGGCTGCCGCCCGGCGTCATCAACTTCGTCCCCGGCTCCGGCCGCACCGTCGGCGACCCGGTGCTCGCCAGCCCGGAGTTCGCCGGCATCCACTTCACCGGCTCGACCGCCACCTTCCACGGGATGTGGCGGACCATCGCGGAGAGCCTGCCGCGCTACAAGTCGTACCCGCGCATCGTGGGCGAGACCGGCGGCAAGGACTTCATCTTCGCCCACCCCTCGGCCGAGGTGGACGCGCTCGCGGCGGCGCTGTGCCGGGGGGCGTTCGAGGCCCAGGGCCAGAAGTGCTCGGCCGCCTCGCGCGCGTACGTGCCGGAGAGCCTCTGGCCGCGCGTGAAGGAGCGCCTGCTCGCGCTCACCGCCTCCATCCAGATGGGCGATCCGGCCGAGGACTTCCGCGTCTTCATGGGCGCGGTCATCGACCGCGGCGCGTTCGACAGCATCAAGGCGTACCTCGACTTCGCGAAGAGCTCGCCCGAGGCGAAGATCCACTGCGGCGGCAAGTGCGACGACAGCGTCGGGTACTTCGTCGAGCCCACCGTGGTCCAGGTCACGAACCCCCACCACAAGCTCATGGAAGAGGAGATCTTCGGGCCGGTGCTGACGGTCTTCGTCTACCCCGACGCGAAGCTCGACGAGGCGGTGGCGCTCTGCGACGGGACCTCGCCCTACGCGCTCACCGGCGCCGTGTTCGCCCAGGACCGGCTGGCCGTGCAGGGGCTCGAGCGGGCCCTCGCCGACGCGGCGGGTAACTTCTACGTGAACGACAAGCCCACCGGGGCGGTGGTGGGGCAGCAGCCCTTCGGCGGGGCGCGGGCGAGCGGCACCAACGACAAGGCCGGCTCGATGTGGAACCTCATCCGCTGGGTCTCGCCCCGGGCGCTCAAGGAGAACTTCGCGCCCCCCCGGGCCATCGGGTACCCCCACCAGGCGTCGAACGACTGA